CAGCTATCATGCTAGTATCACCCTACCTTTGTGTATATCACAATCTATCATCCAGTGTTAGACTGGCAGTTATAAAGCGTTTAATTCCATAGCTTAGCATCATAGCAAGTGAATTTATGAACATCCTAATTGCATTTCAAGGCCCCATTGCTACAATTCCTACTACCATAGGGTAAATGATAAGGTAGCAGATTCGAGCTTGTTTTGACCGCAGAAGTGATCTGATGGTCGTTATCAATCATATTGATAGCTTAATTTTAGAAAACATAAGTGGCTGCTTTGGTTTCTCTGTAGTCTAAAAATCATTTCTGTTCAGTCTTAACTGTATTCATTGAGAAAAGAACATGGCTGAGATGGTGAATGAAGGAcgagaagcaatagtgctattatgtaattttctaatatttataaaaattcgTAGCACCAAGTCAAATAACTGGAACCAATGTTCTTATTGCTATGCAGCAACAGCATTTTATTTCGTGGTGAACTTTTGTTTGAGATTATCTATTGGAAAGAAGGGCAGAGAAGCCTGTCCATTTACGATCTACTCATACTCATGCCCATTCTACATCTACTCTTTTATCACGTTAAAAATCAGCTATTATCTATATTGCAAGATGACGCTAATCTATCTACCATTTGTACCTCAGACATCAGATACCAGCCCGTTCATATCAAGTGGTGCAAATCCAAACAATGACGTTGCTTCAAGTACATTCTATAAAGTCCTTGTTCCACTCAACTTTTACCTTGAACTTTAAAGGAAATAACTTAATATGTTTACATCATTATTATTTTCCGGGCAACTCGATTCAAAGAATGAGATTTTGATAATCAAATTGAACAAAACAACATTCATATCATATGGCATTCAAGATCAATTAAATTTATCTCGCCAAAAATCTTCCCCAATCAAACTATTAGCAGGGTAATAAAGGCTTGCAGTAAAATGTTCCACAAGTATTTGACCCACTGCTACAAGACAAGAAGTTCAACATTTCATTTTATATGGGAATCCATGAGGCTAGAAGACCTAACTCAGTTGTGATCCATGTTCCAAACCTAAAGAGTAACTATTGTCAATTACATCCTGAAAACAGGATGACGGGGGAAAGAAATAAATCATATGTATTACCAGTTAATTATGATGTTCCATGTAATCAACAAGATTTTTTTTCACCCTTTTCCAAAATAAGAATTGTTACATTAGGATTTCGTCTTATATCATTAATTAATTTTCTTTATTAGCaatcaattaaaaaataactaatgATTGATCTTTATTTCTGACAAattaagaatgtaaataattaattcaaaattattaattaattattttctttGGGAGAGTCTTACCTTCAATCTCCCATATTTTGTCAATGGGGGTTGATCAGATAGGAGAAAGATAAAGATGAGTATGAGAATGATGTACATTTTCctctaaaaaaaatataagaatcattCCTCCTTTCCTTTGGTTATCTCAGATGATTGTTCTAGGATCCCTTGTTCATCTTTGGATTCATAAGCTTGTCTTATAATTATTCTATCTTTGTTGACTTGATCTTCTTATGTGCAgcaatcttgtttgatttctaattcataattacTATATAATTGACATggacatattttatatttttcaatttAGTTAACTCTTCATGATCTTTTCATCATTAGCTGCATGTTGAATATATGCTTTGGTAAAGATGATTTCAATCatgaattattttatatgttAGAATATGttaattatttatttgatttcaacatTATTAGTTGATTACATTTTAGAATATGTATTTATATAGTAATCCTCTCGTAGAGATTATCTATTTGTCTTTGGGAACCCAACTACTGTACATACGTCTCTCatgatataaaagaaaaagaaggctcaGCAGAAGAAAACAAACTTCGATGAACGTAGATCGGCTGATCTCAACATGCATATCCTAAGATGTGATCAACTAATCAACATGCATATTAAATTAGAGGAAAGGAAGGGCTCTCCTAAAGGAAATAATTTTCGAATAATTAATCAGTTAGCCAATTAACTACATTCCTGATCTGTTTATAAGGAAATAATAATCaatcattaattatttttatttaattaggtTGCTCAAtcaagaaaataaattaattatataagaCAACATCATAATATAGCAATTCTTATTTTGAAAAAGGGTAAAAAAAAGTCTCGTTGATTATATATTCTATCATTAATCAAATATGCAGCatccaattgatgatagaatgcccCCTTCAGGATTGTGTGGTCAGCTCAAAATTCATTAAATTGATGTACTTCTTTTAAACGGAAAACTCAACACGCTATTGCACTCCTAATTAGAATATTAACTTGAATATCATCCAGTTTGTAAGTATCCTTTGCGATACCACAGATGAATTCAAGACAACTCGGCTAGGTGAAAAATATCAGCAAAATTTTGAACAAATGACAACTGGAACTTTTCCTGCAATACCAAGGATTATCAACTCGTAAACAGACAGTTTTTAACCATTAATGCGGTTGTATGACTACAATCGATGCCCAAACCTGCTCACAATCATATAAGATCCGCTAAATCAACCAATACTATgaaaaatacaaacttatttgcaACAAAATCTATTCGTAGAATTCTAAAAAAAGGTTTTGATACTGAAAAGGAGGAATGCGAAGTCTGGGAAGGGTAATGTACGCAGATAAAATCagatcaaaagaaagaaagacttCGTCCATACGAATCATATCAGAGACGTCGCAAATGAAACTTCAAGCAACAGATTCTAGTTGACGCAATCGGGGATCGTGAAAGACCCTAAATCGAGCATCAGATTCGCATCACATAAACACATGGATAACGAAATAGATCGAGAATCCTGAAGAATCCGGTGCCAAACGCCAATCAAACCACGAGAATAAAGGAGGAAGAACAGAAGTTGACGACGTACAGATTGGTGGAGGGACCGCGGTTGCAGCAGAGACGGGCCAAGACGGAAGCGACGACGCCCACCACGACGAAGATGATGGTGGTCATCAAGAACCCCATCGGCAAACCCTCTTTCTTCTATGCTTCGATCTCCTCCTCCGCGTCGTCCGTTCGCGATCGAGATGGATCGGGTGTTCGTGGGTGCTCTTCTCATCATCTGTGTCCGACATCGTTTTAACGACCCGCAACCGTGGAGGTCTCACGTACCCGATAAATTATTGGACTTTGGATTGTATGCAATTGAATCCGCATCCGACAATATACAAAAAAACACAGTCAACGTAACCCGTGCTAAAATTGACGATATGAGCTCATGTTGACTATTCATACCCATGCTATGACAGACACTACACACACAAAGCAATAGAGAATTTAGTTGGGTGATGGATGATTCTCAAAGCCAAAGAAGAGTTGGCTGTGAATGAGGTCCATTTAACTGCCACAATCATACGATTTCCACAGAAGCTGATGACAAGGGTGATCGCAAGGACCATATGTACCACAAGCTGCTACAACCAATATTACTCCCATCTCGTCACTGTAAAGGCTGCATTCCAGGATGTGTTCTTGTAGCAGCCAACTCATTGTTGCATAATGGCTTCCGGGAAAGCAGTGGGGGATGAATTCTTCTTGTTCTAACATTATCTGATAGCACTTTGAAATGGAGATGAAGAGAGTGACTAGTAGAACACATTTGCAGGAAGTCTTTGATGTTCCATGAACCTTAGACAGAACAAACAGAGGAACGAAGAGGTGTTGAGAGGGAAAAACACCTGTGCGTCTCTCATGTACAAAGCTTATCCCACACGATCTCGGTCAGCCATCCGCGATTCCGGCGAAGGGCAGGGTGGCGGGACGGCGGAATGGGTGGCGCCCTACCGACGACGGCGCGAGGTGCGGCGCCGCGGTCACCCGCTCGCACCGGGGGCACATGGTCAAGGACGAGGCCGGCAGCGGCTGGCGGGTGTGGGGGGAGAGCACGGTGGGCGGGGCCACCCGCAGCGCCCGCAGCTCCTCCACCTCCCGCTGCAGCCGGCGGTTCTCCTGCGTCAACGACCCGAAGCACCGCTTCAGGAACTCGCACTCCATCTCCGTGTGCTTCAGCTTCGTCCTGCACCACAACGCAAGTAGTGCTCTACGTCATGGTCTTTCCAGGCAAAGCCTGCAAGCGGGTGATGCCACAACCACAGCATTTAACGATCTCTTATCTACTTCTCCTCATTTGTCGTGTCCTCGCTGTCCGAGCGATATCTCACCTTCCTCAACGTGACCAAGTAAACACGAGCCTTAAATGAGATCAGTAACTCCCAAGTCAAAGCAACAGCGACGAGGACGCCGTGGGCGGTGAAGGAGAAGAAAGGAAAGACGAGGAGGAGCATTAATCATCGCTCACCTGGCCCTGCGGTTCTGAAACCACACCTCCACTTGGCGCGGCCTCAGTTCCAGCTTCATCGCCAACGCTTCCTTCTGCTTCTGCCGTTTCGTTCATTTACAACGTCAGTACTTCGCAACCATCAAATACCAACAAAACAAATGCGCATTTATTACAATGCTTTGACCTGCAGAGAGTTGGAGGAGGGTTTTGGAGGATGACTCACAGGGTTCAAGGTGTGATGCTGCGTAAAGCTCTCTTCCAGTAGCCTAGACTGCTCCTTGGAGAGCCGGAGCTTCTTGGGCCTGGGAGTCccgccctcctcttcctcttcttcgacgCTTCCCATGGGGTAATCCTCCTCTCCGCCATAAGCTGGCTGGTTTATGTCCAAGTCCCTCATGCTGCCACCACCACCGCCCGCTGCTATATATGGACCCAAGACATccaagaaagaagatgaaaagaCAGTGGAAGATGCAGAATCCACGGCTACGGAGGAGAGAGATGAACAGAAGGAGAGCCTACCAGACCAAactggggaagaagaagaagaagaagagctcgaaCCAGGAACACCAATGGTGAGGTCCAGCCCGGATGGGCTCCTCCCGAGACTCCCCATCGGCCACCCCAAAAGACAAGGAAGAGCATGTGGTGCGGCCAGTAAAAGGCTGGAGGTTTTAGAGATAATGGAAAGAGGAGGAGGGGGTAGAACGGTAAGTgcgtgaggagagagagagagagagagagagagagagcggattGTGGGGTCGGGGCAAGGGCGGCAGGTTGACTCGAGTAGTCACGTCAAACGGGCGCAGTAGGGCGGGGTGACTGACACGCGTCAGGGTGTATCTAGCAGCAGACTCGGCAGGTCACCTTGTCTGGGGTTGCCCAGTCCGCTTGTCGGATCCAAGGACGGCTGCCGTAATCATCGgatatagataaagattttcttatatatatatatatatatatattctctctctctctctctctcttatgctCTTATCTCTGTCTCATCGGTTGGCCAGCAACTCTTTAATCCTCGTTAATGCATTtgcaggcagagagagagagagagagagagagagaaaatcctTCTTGGATTACCTTTTTTTTCACGCCTTCAATTAAAGGTTTGAAAAatagaattaataaaaaaatcggAAATTAAAACATTTGGGCAATTAGATTTTTTACTAAATAGAACCGTCtgcattttaaaaaataaaaatgaaatcaTCTATTTGTTCAGTTATCTAAAGTTTTCCaatgatatttaaaataataataataaatagtaaTTTTTCTTATATTCTTCCTTTCAGATGTTTGTCCCACCAATGGATTCtcggagaaaaatatatttttataaaatataaaaattatcattatcaaaaagtacTTCTCATCAGTTGTAACACTGTCATAGCAAAACAATGTCATTGTATCCCTTCGACAAGGGACAAAAATTAAGGTACCAATCAACTATTTGCTATCGGAACTCACATTAGGTTTTGTGGGTAGTACGCATCAAACCACATCACTCGTCATGTGTTGGTGAGAGggatgtgtgtgtttgtgtggttCTCTCTCCAAAGTGGTCATCAGTCACTTTTGTTGGTGTCAGCGTCCCTCCATCATCCCAAAGGCACTCCAATGGTTTTGATCGAGAAGTGGAGGATGGAACACATTCAATTAGCACTCCAATTTcacattttgattttgattgagagaattgAAGGAttgaacacattgacattagCACTCCAATGTCACATCTATGCATCTTTAGGTCCACTTACCAAAGGCATAGGTTTCCCATGCTCATAGTATCCATGATTTTGATGGACAAAACAAtggtctattattattattattattaattattattattattattattattattattattattattattattattattattattattattattattattattattattattattatatatgaagTAGAGAAAAATTTAGGTTTTTAATAATTAGTAGTTTAATAATTTTGATCTAAAGATATTAATAAAGATTAAATCATAATAAGATTAGGTTGACCTCAATATCAGCATAAATAATAAGATATTGAGAATCATGTTGATTGCATTAGTATCATGCAAATTAAGAATCATGCTGATTGCATTAGTATCATGTTGATTGCATTAGTTTGGGTGTCATAAGTATGATAATTGTAACATTATATAACAACGGTAGATAGATCACATGaggcaagaaagaaaaaaacactagaatttttaataattatttattttataattttatcagtAGCTTATAAGATATTGGTGAGAATTGAAGAAGAGAATatgttaaattttatattttggttATGAAATGATATACtaattaattataataagatTCCCTTTCGACCAGATTTGTATATAACATATATCATCAAGTGATTagcttttataatattattatcctAAAATGAAATTGAAAATAGATTGATGTGGGAGGTTGAAGGGAAGTGAGCATTACATGTAATTATTGACGTAAATATTACTGTAAATTGTAGAATGGGGAGAAGATGAAGGAGTCGATGATATCATCGATAAAGTGGTTGATACAGTGGGCACATTCAGACTTCAGGAATGAGCTGCCTTTGACAAGAAACAGTGTGACCTATATATATGGAAGTAGGAATTGTTCTAAAAACACATTGAGAAGCCACAAAGTTCTACAATTTATTTGTAGGTGAAAACATGTATGATGATAGGAGTTTGATCTTCACATAGTATGGTACAACTaatctaatatttttatattttgtctATGGATCAGAGAAAATTAAATGTTAAGCATAATGTTATGAGTACAATGGAAGATGAATATTTAGTTTTAGTTCCCTCTAATTCTCTGTAGACTAATTTCCTGCAATTTAAGTATTTTAAATGATGCCTTCTTGCTGTCCTTTAACATTAAGTAaacgatgatgataataataataataagtttcatgccttgaaataataatatatcctATATCTATAAgatagatatatttatatttatttgatatatCTCATATTAAATTATTCATAGTAATAAGATTAATAAATGTAGACATATACTAATAGAAGGATGAAGtaagaaataattttatattcattATCCTAGTATCTTCTTATTATTCCGAtcgaataaaataaaaatatgactaTCGCTAACAATCAAATGAGTATTTAATTTTATACACAAACCCGATTAAGGAACACCTAAACCAATTTTAATCAGACTTTATGatagtaaatatatattaaaaaacattTGTTATCTTATCATTCAATAAAAGAATGGTAAATCCTATTTGAAACTGAGCCTCACTAATTATTTAGGTGTGAATTTGAACCTGATTGGGGTATCTATTTAACCCAAATAAAATCCAATTAAGATATATATGGAATTAGTTGAAATAAATCGAATCAATGTGATCGAAAACATCACCACATCAAAACTTAAGCTTGGCATGAGTTGGAATTCGAGTGAATCGCATTCCTAAACCCAAATCGAGCACCCTACTTGTTCAAGATATGATTAGTGAGTGCTAGGATCCAATTCAACAGGTAACTGCTGTTCCTGCCTTGAGATTTAAGGAGGAGCTGTCCTGAGGAAGCAACATGGTTTGGGAAGCTGTATGATAACGGAAGGTAGAGAGATAAACCATTCGAGGCCATAATAGTTGGATGTAAGGTTTACAAAGATAATTCTATGCTAAGATATTTGTGAATGTCTTAATGACTTCAATTAATC
Above is a genomic segment from Musa acuminata AAA Group cultivar baxijiao chromosome BXJ3-4, Cavendish_Baxijiao_AAA, whole genome shotgun sequence containing:
- the LOC103981702 gene encoding homeobox-leucine zipper protein HOX3-like isoform X1 gives rise to the protein MGSLGRSPSGLDLTIGVPGSSSSSSSSSPVWSAAGGGGGSMRDLDINQPAYGGEEDYPMGSVEEEEEEGGTPRPKKLRLSKEQSRLLEESFTQHHTLNPKQKEALAMKLELRPRQVEVWFQNRRARTKLKHTEMECEFLKRCFGSLTQENRRLQREVEELRALRVAPPTVLSPHTRQPLPASSLTMCPRCERVTAAPHLAPSSVGRHPFRRPATLPFAGIADG
- the LOC103981702 gene encoding homeobox-leucine zipper protein HOX3-like isoform X2, encoding MGSLGRSPSGLDLTIGVPGSSSSSSSSSPVWSAGGGGGSMRDLDINQPAYGGEEDYPMGSVEEEEEEGGTPRPKKLRLSKEQSRLLEESFTQHHTLNPKQKEALAMKLELRPRQVEVWFQNRRARTKLKHTEMECEFLKRCFGSLTQENRRLQREVEELRALRVAPPTVLSPHTRQPLPASSLTMCPRCERVTAAPHLAPSSVGRHPFRRPATLPFAGIADG